In a genomic window of Streptomyces noursei ATCC 11455:
- a CDS encoding SpoIIE family protein phosphatase: MFTHPLAPHHTALPIGLGALTGPPNYPTDTFPFHPGDLLLLYTDGVTEARNTHGTFYPLTERAPAWTHHTPHHLLQQLRQDLLTHTNGRLTDDAAAVAIRRLPPHPHTPDPNGM, encoded by the coding sequence GTGTTCACCCACCCCCTCGCCCCCCACCACACCGCCCTCCCCATCGGTCTCGGCGCCCTCACCGGACCCCCCAACTACCCCACCGACACCTTCCCCTTCCACCCCGGCGACCTCCTCCTGCTCTACACCGACGGCGTCACCGAAGCCCGCAACACCCACGGCACCTTCTACCCCCTCACCGAACGCGCCCCCGCCTGGACCCACCACACCCCCCACCACCTCCTCCAACAACTACGCCAAGACCTCCTCACCCACACCAACGGCCGCCTCACCGACGACGCCGCAGCCGTCGCCATCCGCCGCCTCCCACCCCACCCCCACACCCCCGACCCGAACGGCATGTGA